The genomic DNA GTCCAGGAACTGCAATCCGCGGTTCGTATACTTCTTCGCTATTGAAACAACCAGCCTGAGATTTGCCTCAGCCAGCTCCTTTTTCGCCCTGCGGTCATTGATGCGGCTGACGTCAATATTTCTTTTCAAAACAGAAAGGCTGTTGGAATCCATGCCGACCTTTTTCTCTATCTGTTTCATGCTCGAATTGCAGGAAGCCATGATCTTCTTCAACTCCTGCTTCGCCGCAGGGGTCATTTTCTTCCATGAATCGCCTTCCATCTTCTTTTCGATTTTTTTCACTTCAGCTTTGATCTTGATCCCTTGCTTGTTATACGCGCCTATCAGATCGATGATCGCGTCTATCGTTAGCTGGTTCAGATTGACTTCCATGAACTTTTCATACAGAACTTCGAAACTTTTCTCCGCCTTTTTGACAAGTTTATCCCTTTCGGAAACTTTCAGCTTTTTCAGGTTTGCCTTTTTATCGCACTCCTGCCACGCTTTGAATGCCTGCTGAAGCTTAACTATGGATTTTGTAACCCTGACTGTTTCATTCTGAACCTTTGAAGAGGATGAATTTTCAGAAACGTCTTCAACATCACCCCAAACAACCATTGACTGAATAGGAATCTCACCTTTTTTCAGGAGTTCCTGCAATCTGACGATTTCATCCATGGTCACGGGACATCGGATAAGGTCGACTAATATATCCTTCTGCGCGGATTCGATCCTTTTCGCGATCGCGACTTCCCCTTCGCGGCTGAGAAGGGAAATGCTCCCCATCTCTTTCAAATACATCCTTACCGGATCCTCGGATGAAAGAGAAACGGATGAATCTACCGATTTCTTGGCTGCGAGCGCTTTCTTCTTTTTCAGTGTTGCCGAGGCCCTCGGAGAGGCATTATCCACCTTGATGCTGTCCTCCTCAAAGATGGCCATTATCTTCTCTTTTTTCTCAGCAGGAAAACGTTTCTCATCGGAAAGGGCATTATCAAGCTCCTTTTGGGAAACATTCCCCTTTTCCCTGCCGATTTTCAAAAGCTGGGCAACCTCGGCCATCTCTCGTATTCTCTTATGTTTCATAGGTTTCCTGCACTCCTATCAAAAATGTAAACCAATTTAAATCTTCCGTCGTAAAGGCAGAAAATGACTTTAGAGGATATCATACTAATGTAGATTCCGTAAATCTTTTTCACGATTCAAATATTCTTCACGACTCTGTTTTTTGGCCGCTTCCACCATCCTTGTTACATGTTTTCCCCTGTTTTTCCTTTCTAGATACTTCATGAAATCCTCTACGTTTTTCCCCCATGAACCTTCCTCATAGAGCGAATCTTCAAGCAACAGGGATCTGATATGGCTTGAAAACTGCCCGTCACCTGCCTGTTCAGCCAGGTCCCCGACTTCCACCCCCCCTTTTAGGGCCAAATCCGACAAGGCGCCAAAAACCCCCCGGCAAGCGGCCGAATTGAAGTCCTCCGGCTTTAACTTCTCGGCTAGACCACCGATTATCTCGGGATGGTCGAGCATTATCCTGATGATGATCTTTTCAAGAGGGGGAGCCGACCGAATATCTTCCTCCCCTTTTGAAGATTTTTTTTCGCTCTTGGTGTACTCCTTCCCCATTCTCGGAAGGCTCAGCTCGATCCTTGAAACCGGAATCTTTGTCTTTGACGAAAGCGCTTCCACAGCGCCAGCCCTTACTATCGGATCGCTGATCTTGGACAACTCCGGTATGAGGGAGCGGATCGCATCCGCCTTCCCTTCGGGTGTTGAAATATCATGTTTCCTGCATGCCAGATCGATAATGTAGCTGAGATACGGCTTCGCCTCGGCCAGGGTCTTATTAAAGCTTTCCGCTCCGCCATCCCTGATGATATCGTCCGGGTCCTTTCCCTCCGGCAGAAGAACTACCTTCGGCCTGATATCGTTTTCCATCGCGGTTATGGTTGAACGCTCCGCCGCCTTTTTGCCCGCTTCGTCGCCGTCGAAGACCATTATCATCTCTTCCGCGTACCTCTTTAGCAGACGGCAATGGTAGCCCGTAAAAGCGGTTCCAGCAGTGGCAACCACTTCCAGAATACCCCCCTGCGCCAGGGCAAGGAGATCCATGTATCCCTCGACTATTAATACCCGTTTGCTCTTTCTGATAAATTCAGCCGACCTGCTAAGACCGAACAGAAGCCTCCCTTTTCGGTAAATTGGGGATTCCGGGGAATTGAGATATTTCGGCCCTTTTCCGTCATCTCCAAGTGAACGCCCCCCAAAGGCTACCACCCTCCCCTTTTCATCAAGTATCGGAAATATAAGGCGTTGTCGGAAAGTATCTATAAGGTTCCCCTTTGAACTTCTTTTGGCCAGCCCCCCTTTTTCTATCTCGGCAGGGGAAAACCTTTTCGACTCTAGATGGTGAAGGAGGGAATCCCAGCTGTCGGGGGCGTAGCCGATGCCAAATTTTTCCAACATTTCGTCCGATATGGAGCGTCGCTTTACATATTCCCGCACGGTACTGCTGCCTGATGCCTCTTTCAGCTGTTGGTGGAAAAAGGCGGCGGCCTCGCGGTTGACATCGTACAGACGGGAATAATCTTCCGAAGGTCCGGTCGATGCCGAAGGGAGCTGAACCCCGCCCCTTTCGGCAAGCTCTTTTAATGCTTCAACGAAAGTGAGATTCTCGAATTTCATTACGAAGGAGATCACGTTTCCCCCTTCTCCGCAGCCGAAACAGTGAAATATCTGCTTCGACCTGTTTACGCTGAATGAGGGGCTTTTCTCCTGATGGAACGGACAGAGGGCCACGAAATTCGCCCCGCTTTTCCTTAATGACAGGTGCGAAGATATGACCTCAACGATGTCATTGCTCTCCCTGACACGGTCAATAACATCACGCGAATAATTCAGCGCCACGGCACCCTCTTTACTTGCAGATTAAAAAGAAAAATAGCCTTAACCACAGAAAATCCGCTTCCCGATCCGGATGGAAAGACAACACACTTCAGAAGACACCACTCACAAAAAAATGACGACAATTAATTTATAAATGCCTCAACGGAAAAACGCCTTCCACGCGGCGCTTACTTGCTTAAAGTTTCTTTAACGAGCCTGCTGACGAGCGATCCGTCCGCGCTTTTGCCGACCTCCGCCATCACCGATTTCATTACCTGCCCCATCGCCTTGATATCGACATTGCCAAGTTTTGCGATAACCGATTTTACCTTCTCCCGGACCTCATCTTCCGATAACTGAGCCGGAAGATATCTGGACAATGCCGCTATTTCGGCCTTCTCCTTGTCGGCCAATTCCTGACGTCCACCCTCTTCATATAGGCGAACCGACTCTTTCCCCTTTTTAATGAGGGTGCTTATGACATCAATTATCGCGTTGTCGTCCAGTTCACCGCTGGCGCCCTTGGCAACTTCGCGGGTTTTCATCTCGGATTTGACCATTCGTATCGCGTCGGAGACAAGCCTGTCCCCTCCCTTCATGGCCTTTTTTAAATCTTCGTCCAGCGTGCTTCTTAGCGACAAATCTGCAAAACCTTAAAATTGTCCAAGCTTTTTCTTTCTGGCCGCAAGTATCTTTTTCTTCTTGCGAACAGAAGGCTTTTCATATCTTTCCCTCTTGCGTATTTCCGATAGAATTCCGATCTTCTCACACTGTTTTTTAAAACGTTTCAGCGCGATTTCAAACGGCTCTTCAGACCTTACCTTGATTCCTGGCAAAAAAATTCACCTCTTCCCGTATATTTATATATTTTTCAACTATTTACACTTTTCGTATAAAAACACTAACTTCGCAGAGTCTAACATTGTTAAACTTTCCCGGTCAACCATATAATATGTGAAATATTCTCTCATTTAAAGGGCTAAAACCCGACAAAAAGGGACGCAAATTTTACAAAAAAACAGCAGATATTTCTTTATCTTGAGCGCAGAAGAGAGTTGGAAATATGGAATACAGCGAAAGAATTAGCGATTTAAAACCATTATTCAATAATGCAGATCATATTGACATAAAAAAAATCGAGGGAACAGTCTCCTTGGACCATTTTATCGCTTCAATGCTCAGCTATATGCCTTGGTGGCTGAGATTTCTATACCGTCTTCGTGCGTACCTTGTCAGGCTACTTGGAATGAGACAGGGGAAAATAGAATTCGAAAAAGCGCTTCAGCCCGAAGACATTTCCTTCAAAAAAGGGAAGAAGGCATTCTTTTTCACCGTTAAAGAAGCGAAAGAGGATTCATGGTGGTTCGCAGAAGCTACAGACAAACATCTCACCGCCTATCTCGGCGCTGTAGCCGAACCGCTCGGCGGAGAAAATAAACGCTTTCACGTTATTACAATCGTGCATTACAGGCATTGGACCGGGCCGGTCTATTTCAACATAATCCGCCCGTTCCACCATCTTGTTGTCTCCGCCATGGCCCGCGCGGGTATTAAGAACAATCCCTAGTTTTGTAGAATCTGCCACTATAGCTTTACTACATCATTAACTGATTCCGCTCTTCCTCGCATATAACATTTCCGCATTGGCATTCATTTTGCTTTAAGTAGTGAGTGAAGAGATTTTTTGACGGTTATTTTTGAGGTTAAGATGAAAAAAGTATTAGTTTCGATTTTGTTGGGCTTCCTTTTCATGGTCATCGGAAACAGCGCTGAGGCGATAGAGGGGAACAAATTTGAAAACTTCTCAGCCAACGCCGTTGGAGATGATTTCCGCCTCGAATTCACCTTTGAGAATACACCTGCTTCACAGATCAAAATAATGGACAAATCGGCGCAAATAGAGCTTAAAGGGGCCTATGTAATGCCCGCAAAGATGACTTATGAGCTGAATAAGGCCGGGGTCAAAGAGGTTTTCATTTACCAGTACGACAGGGAGACAATGCGCATCCGCATATTCCCCCAGGAGTCGATGGATATCCTGAAAAAGGCGATCTCATTCGTAACTGAAAAGGGGAAGATCACCGCAAATATCAATACAAACGTCGCCGGGATAAAACCTATAAGCGAAACATATAAAGAGATAACAGCGTCAACAACCGGGAAAAGCGTCAAAATACCCGACGCGGTCGCAAAGGCCCCTGTCCCGCTTCTCAAGGATAATTCTGCGGCATTAATAGGAGATGGATTGCCCGAACCTGTAATAGAGGAACCTGCAAAAGAGGCAATCTCTGACAAACAAACTGCCGACCCTTCATCACCCGCAGACGGACTCTTTTCGAAGGTAAAGGGTGATGCGAGGATCTCGGATGACCAGAGCCTTGATTTCCTGAACTACAAGGATCCTGCCGCGCCTGAGGATGTTCCCTCAATGGGGAACGCGCTTCTGAAGGTCGGCAGCGCGCTACTCATAGTGCTGTCGCTCATTTTCATCATAGCTTTCCTGGCAAAAAAGTACCTGAACGTCGCTGAAGGGAAGCTTGGCGGAAAGCGGGATATTAAGATAATTTCCAGCCAGTATATCGGCGTTAAAAAGCAGGTAACAATGGTTGAGGTTGCCGGAGAGATACTTGTCCTCGGTGTCACCAGCCAGAGCATCAGCATCCTGGCACGCTACAACGACCCTGAAAAGATAGAGCAGATAAAGCTTGAAAACCGGTTGCCGAAAAAGCCGATCGGAGTGGCGAAGAAGATACCCGGCATGAACTGGGGGGTAGGCTCCAAGAAAAAGCCCGCCAGGAAATTCGACCAGGAGATAGAGAACGTAAGCAAGAAGATGGACGAGGACGAGATCACAAGGGCGATAAACAGCAAGGACAAGCTCATCTCAAGCGTTGCCGAGGAGATCGCCGCGAAGATGAAAGAGATGAAAAAGAACAGAAGCGCCGGATCGATGACAGAGGCGATGGCATAACGAAAATGAAAACGAAGATAATCCGATTTTTGCTTATCCTTCTCCCCCTCATACTCCTGTCGAGTATGGCGGCGGAAGCGGCCGGCATGCCGACGATAAATATTGGCGTCTCGGATTCCAACGAGCCTGGGCAGGTGGCAACTTCGATGAAGATACTATTTCTTCTCACCATACTCTCCCTTGCGCCCGCAATACTTATCATGGTCACCTCGTTCGCAAGGATAGTCATCGTGCTCTCATTTCTGAGGCAGGCTATGGGAACCCAGCAAATGCCCCCGAACCAGCTCCTGATAGGGCTTGCGCTCTTCCTCACCTTCTTCATCATGGCGCCTGTATTCACCAAGATAAACAACGAGGCGATCCAGCCCTACTTCAGCAACCAGATAAGCCAGGACGAAGCGATAAGGCTCGGCTCCGCCCCGCTTAGAAAGTTCATGCTCTCCCAGACGAGGGAGAAAGACCTTGCGATGTTCGTAAACCTTTCCAAGGAGGAGAGACCGAGAACGATAAACGATGTAGGCACACACCTAGTGGTTCCCGCGTTCATTTTGAGCGAACTTAAAACGGCATTCACCATCGGATTCATGATCTATGTCCCGTTCCTTGTGCTGGACATGGTAATCGCCTCGGTGCTTATGAGCATGGGTATGATGATGTTGCCGCCTGTAATGATCTCACTCCCGTTCAAGCTTATGCTGTTCGTCCTCGTGGACGGATGGTATCTGGTTGTCGGGTCACTTGTAAGAAGCTTCGGATAGGAGAAAAAGGAAATGACCCCTGAATATGTAGTTGATTTTGCCAGAAGAGCGATGGAAGTCACCATAATGGTATCGGCGCCTATGCTCGGATTCGGTCTTATCATAGGGCTCGCCGTGTCCATATTCCAGGCGGTCACCTCCATTCAGGAGATGACGCTTACATTCATCCCAAAAATCATCGGCGTCATGATAGCCATTATCGTATTCCTCCCCTGGATGATGCAGATAATGATCTCGTTCACATCCGGGATATTCCTCAGCATACCGACAGCTATCAGATGAACCTCTTCAATTTCGATATACCGGCTTTCCTGCAGTTCGTAATGGTATTCGTCAGGATAAGCGCCGTTGTATATTCGATCCCGATCATCGGCTCTCAAACGGTCCCTAAAACAGCGAAGATCGGCCTCGCCGCCGCAATTGCGTTCATCGCATTCAGCTCCATAAAACTTCAGCCGGTAGACCTTTCAATGCCGATTATGAAACTCATACTAATGCTTCTTGGCGAAGTAGCCATCGGCCTGACCATAGGATTCGCGGCACAGCTCATATTTACCGCCGTTCAGCTCGCAGGTTCCGTGATAGGTTTTCAGATGGGCTTCGCGATCGTTAACGTTATGGACCCCGCCACCCAGGAGCAGGTATCTATCACCGCGCAGTTCCAGAACATCATGGCTCTCCTCATATTCCTCGCTATAGACGGCCACCACATGCTTATTAACGCGTCCGTAAGAAGCTTCGAGATGATCCCGTTACTCGGTTTCAATCCCTCCTCCGGGATAGTAGAGATAATGCTTCTCCTTACAAAAAACGTATTTATCTCTGCCATTAAAATTGCCGCTCCGATAATGGCGGCGCTATTCCTTCTCAACGTTGCTCTCGGCCTGGTGGCTAGAACCGTTCCGCAGATGAACGTGTTTATCATCGGCTTCCCTCTACAGATTGCGGTCGGTCTTTTCATGATAGGGGCTACCGCGCCGATATTCGGATTGCTTTTTAAGAACGATTTCATGGAGCTGGAACACAGCCTGCACGCGATCTTTAGGCTTTTAGCATAGGAAGGGGGTGAGGGTTTAAGTGGCTGATGATGACAAGGACCAGCGTACCGAAGAACCCACTGAAAAAAAACGTGGAGACACGTTTAAAAAGGGGCAGACCGCGTCCTCGAAGGAGCTTAACTCCACCATTGTTCTCTTTGCCGCCGCCTCGCTCCTGTACGCAACGGGCGGAAGCATAAGGGAAAACCTTTCTGAGATGATGGCAAACGGCCTTCGAACAGCCACGGAGAACGAACTGACTCTCTCTTCACTCCAACCGATGCTCCTTTACTACCTGGGGATCATAGGCTCCACCCTCGCGCCGATGATGCTCGCCATCATGGTGGCGGGTATCGCTTCAAGCGTTTTGCAGAACGGAGGGTTTATCCTCTCGCTAAATCCGATTTCACCGAAATTCAACAAGCTGAACCCGTTGAAAGGTTTTGGGCGGTTCGTGAGCAAACAGGCTTTTATGGAGCTTTTCAAATCGTTTGCCAAGATAGGGATAGTCGGCTCCACATGTTATATGGTCGTTCAAAGCGAATGGGAGCGCATCCCGAATCTTTCGGGACAGGATATAGAGCAGACGATCCTGTTTATCTCCATGCTCTGCATAAAACTTATCTTTTACACCCTTCTGATAATGATCTTTCTGGCGGGCGCAGATTTCATTTTTCAAAAACATACCTTCGAAGAATCGCTGAAAATGACAAAACAGCAGGTGAAGGATGAAAGAAAGGATTCAGAAGGAAATCCGCAGGTAAAGGCGAAGATCCGGTCGACCCAGATAAGCATGGCGAGAAGGAGGATGATGGCCGATGTGCCAAAAGCCGAAGTCGTCATCACAAACCCTACCCACCTTGCCATAGCCATCGCGTACAACCGCGAAACAATGATCGCGCCTGTCATCGTGGCCAAGGGGGCAGGGCTCGTTGCTGAGAAAATAAAGGAAATTGCAAAAGAAAATAACATTCCGGTGGTCGAAGACAAGCCTTTGGC from Nitrospinota bacterium includes the following:
- the rpoD gene encoding RNA polymerase sigma factor RpoD, producing the protein MKHKRIREMAEVAQLLKIGREKGNVSQKELDNALSDEKRFPAEKKEKIMAIFEEDSIKVDNASPRASATLKKKKALAAKKSVDSSVSLSSEDPVRMYLKEMGSISLLSREGEVAIAKRIESAQKDILVDLIRCPVTMDEIVRLQELLKKGEIPIQSMVVWGDVEDVSENSSSSKVQNETVRVTKSIVKLQQAFKAWQECDKKANLKKLKVSERDKLVKKAEKSFEVLYEKFMEVNLNQLTIDAIIDLIGAYNKQGIKIKAEVKKIEKKMEGDSWKKMTPAAKQELKKIMASCNSSMKQIEKKVGMDSNSLSVLKRNIDVSRINDRRAKKELAEANLRLVVSIAKKYTNRGLQFLDLIQEGNIGLMKAVEKFEYKRGYKFSTYATWWIRQAITRAIADQARTIRIPVHMIETINKLIRTSRHLVQELGREPKPEEIAEKMSLPVDKVRNVLKIAKEPISLETPIGEEEDSHLGDFIEDKKMISPVEAIIKMNLKEQTAKVLQSLAPREEMVLRKRFGIGLNSEYTLEEVGQDFEVTRERIRQIEAKALRKLRHPSRSKRLKSFIET
- the dnaG gene encoding DNA primase — encoded protein: MALNYSRDVIDRVRESNDIVEVISSHLSLRKSGANFVALCPFHQEKSPSFSVNRSKQIFHCFGCGEGGNVISFVMKFENLTFVEALKELAERGGVQLPSASTGPSEDYSRLYDVNREAAAFFHQQLKEASGSSTVREYVKRRSISDEMLEKFGIGYAPDSWDSLLHHLESKRFSPAEIEKGGLAKRSSKGNLIDTFRQRLIFPILDEKGRVVAFGGRSLGDDGKGPKYLNSPESPIYRKGRLLFGLSRSAEFIRKSKRVLIVEGYMDLLALAQGGILEVVATAGTAFTGYHCRLLKRYAEEMIMVFDGDEAGKKAAERSTITAMENDIRPKVVLLPEGKDPDDIIRDGGAESFNKTLAEAKPYLSYIIDLACRKHDISTPEGKADAIRSLIPELSKISDPIVRAGAVEALSSKTKIPVSRIELSLPRMGKEYTKSEKKSSKGEEDIRSAPPLEKIIIRIMLDHPEIIGGLAEKLKPEDFNSAACRGVFGALSDLALKGGVEVGDLAEQAGDGQFSSHIRSLLLEDSLYEEGSWGKNVEDFMKYLERKNRGKHVTRMVEAAKKQSREEYLNREKDLRNLH
- a CDS encoding GatB/YqeY domain-containing protein translates to MSLRSTLDEDLKKAMKGGDRLVSDAIRMVKSEMKTREVAKGASGELDDNAIIDVISTLIKKGKESVRLYEEGGRQELADKEKAEIAALSRYLPAQLSEDEVREKVKSVIAKLGNVDIKAMGQVMKSVMAEVGKSADGSLVSRLVKETLSK
- the rpsU gene encoding 30S ribosomal protein S21, whose product is MPGIKVRSEEPFEIALKRFKKQCEKIGILSEIRKRERYEKPSVRKKKKILAARKKKLGQF
- a CDS encoding DUF2867 domain-containing protein; the encoded protein is MEYSERISDLKPLFNNADHIDIKKIEGTVSLDHFIASMLSYMPWWLRFLYRLRAYLVRLLGMRQGKIEFEKALQPEDISFKKGKKAFFFTVKEAKEDSWWFAEATDKHLTAYLGAVAEPLGGENKRFHVITIVHYRHWTGPVYFNIIRPFHHLVVSAMARAGIKNNP
- the fliO gene encoding flagellar biosynthetic protein FliO — translated: MKKVLVSILLGFLFMVIGNSAEAIEGNKFENFSANAVGDDFRLEFTFENTPASQIKIMDKSAQIELKGAYVMPAKMTYELNKAGVKEVFIYQYDRETMRIRIFPQESMDILKKAISFVTEKGKITANINTNVAGIKPISETYKEITASTTGKSVKIPDAVAKAPVPLLKDNSAALIGDGLPEPVIEEPAKEAISDKQTADPSSPADGLFSKVKGDARISDDQSLDFLNYKDPAAPEDVPSMGNALLKVGSALLIVLSLIFIIAFLAKKYLNVAEGKLGGKRDIKIISSQYIGVKKQVTMVEVAGEILVLGVTSQSISILARYNDPEKIEQIKLENRLPKKPIGVAKKIPGMNWGVGSKKKPARKFDQEIENVSKKMDEDEITRAINSKDKLISSVAEEIAAKMKEMKKNRSAGSMTEAMA
- the fliP gene encoding flagellar type III secretion system pore protein FliP (The bacterial flagellar biogenesis protein FliP forms a type III secretion system (T3SS)-type pore required for flagellar assembly.), translating into MKTKIIRFLLILLPLILLSSMAAEAAGMPTINIGVSDSNEPGQVATSMKILFLLTILSLAPAILIMVTSFARIVIVLSFLRQAMGTQQMPPNQLLIGLALFLTFFIMAPVFTKINNEAIQPYFSNQISQDEAIRLGSAPLRKFMLSQTREKDLAMFVNLSKEERPRTINDVGTHLVVPAFILSELKTAFTIGFMIYVPFLVLDMVIASVLMSMGMMMLPPVMISLPFKLMLFVLVDGWYLVVGSLVRSFG
- the fliQ gene encoding flagellar biosynthesis protein FliQ gives rise to the protein MTPEYVVDFARRAMEVTIMVSAPMLGFGLIIGLAVSIFQAVTSIQEMTLTFIPKIIGVMIAIIVFLPWMMQIMISFTSGIFLSIPTAIR
- the fliR gene encoding flagellar biosynthetic protein FliR; this encodes MNLFNFDIPAFLQFVMVFVRISAVVYSIPIIGSQTVPKTAKIGLAAAIAFIAFSSIKLQPVDLSMPIMKLILMLLGEVAIGLTIGFAAQLIFTAVQLAGSVIGFQMGFAIVNVMDPATQEQVSITAQFQNIMALLIFLAIDGHHMLINASVRSFEMIPLLGFNPSSGIVEIMLLLTKNVFISAIKIAAPIMAALFLLNVALGLVARTVPQMNVFIIGFPLQIAVGLFMIGATAPIFGLLFKNDFMELEHSLHAIFRLLA
- the flhB gene encoding flagellar biosynthesis protein FlhB → MADDDKDQRTEEPTEKKRGDTFKKGQTASSKELNSTIVLFAAASLLYATGGSIRENLSEMMANGLRTATENELTLSSLQPMLLYYLGIIGSTLAPMMLAIMVAGIASSVLQNGGFILSLNPISPKFNKLNPLKGFGRFVSKQAFMELFKSFAKIGIVGSTCYMVVQSEWERIPNLSGQDIEQTILFISMLCIKLIFYTLLIMIFLAGADFIFQKHTFEESLKMTKQQVKDERKDSEGNPQVKAKIRSTQISMARRRMMADVPKAEVVITNPTHLAIAIAYNRETMIAPVIVAKGAGLVAEKIKEIAKENNIPVVEDKPLARILFKTIDIGHAIPEELFKSIAEILAYVYRLKKKVFK